The Falco biarmicus isolate bFalBia1 unplaced genomic scaffold, bFalBia1.pri scaffold_30, whole genome shotgun sequence genome window below encodes:
- the LOC130143476 gene encoding olfactory receptor 14C36-like yields the protein MSNSSSITQFLLLALADTRELQLLHFWLSLGIYLAALMANGLIITAIVCDHHLHTPMYFFLLNLSLIDLGSISTTLPKAMANSLWDTRDISYPGCAAQLFLIVFFLSAECSLLTVMAYDRSVAICQPLHYGTLLGSRACVHMAAAAWASGFLYAALHTANTLSLPLCQGNALGQVFCEIPQILKLSCSHTYLREVGLIVAGASLLFGWGFFIVLSYMQIFRAVLRIPSEQGRHKAFSTCLPHLAVVSLFVSTATFAYLKPRSISSPSLDLVVAVLYSVVPPAVNPLIYSMRNQELKCAMCKLIAGCSSKALK from the coding sequence atgtccaacagcagctccatcacccagttcctcctcctggcattggcagacacgcgggagctgcagctcttgcacttctggctctccctgggcatctacctggctgccctcatggccaacgGACTCATCATCACTGCCATAGTGTGCGACCACCACCTGCACACCCCTATGTACTTCTTCCTACTCAACCTCTCCCTCatcgacctgggctccatctccaccactctccccaaagccatggccaactccctctgggacaccagggacatctcctaccctggatgtgctgcacagctcttcctgattgtctttttcctttcagcagagtgttctctcctcaccgtcatggcctatgaccgctccgtggccatctgccagcccctgcactacgggaccctgctgggcagcagagcttgtgtccacatggcagcagctgcctgggccagtgggtttctctatgctgcgctgcacacggccaatacactgtcactgccgctctgccaaggcaatgccctgggacaggtcttctgtgaaatcccacagatcctcaagctctcctgctcacacacctacctcagggaagtggggctaATTGTGGCTGGTGCTTCTTTATTAtttggctggggtttttttattgttctgtcttacatgcagatcttcagggctgtgctgaggatcccctccgagcagggacggcacaaagccttttccacgtgcctccctcacctggccgtggTCTCCCTCTTTGTCAGCACTGCCACGTTTGCCTACCTGAAACCCcgctccatctcctccccatccctggacctGGTGGTGGCAGTTCTGTACTcggtggtgcctccagcagtgaaccccctcatctacagcatgaggaaccaggagctgaagtGTGCAATGTGCAAACTGATAGCTGGATGTTCTTCTAAAGCATTAAAATGA